The Sulfurovum riftiae genome includes a window with the following:
- a CDS encoding FtsB family cell division protein, translating into MPGTNRVEAIAGLSLKAMLITAIGILLFGIYVGILIYGENSLTVLNDLKEKKEMLKQEEKHLKAENQKLQKELFELKQLEPKE; encoded by the coding sequence TTGCCGGGTACCAACAGAGTAGAAGCTATCGCCGGTCTTTCGCTCAAAGCGATGTTGATCACAGCGATCGGGATTCTGCTCTTTGGTATCTATGTGGGCATTTTGATTTACGGGGAGAACTCATTGACGGTGCTGAACGATCTCAAAGAGAAAAAAGAGATGCTGAAGCAGGAAGAAAAGCACTTAAAGGCAGAGAACCAGAAGCTGCAGAAAGAACTTTTCGAACTAAAACAATTAGAACCAAAGGAGTAG
- a CDS encoding cation:proton antiporter, with product MIWGSPFVSKLLRMPTPPVEIILGAIVAYMGLVGHNQYFDIIAEVGFLYLMFLAGMEVDLKQITQSPKAIIRRSMLFLGLMAFFSVSSGIMFHLNTITIISMPLISIGILASLAKTYGKEQPWIKLAFIAGILGEIISIAILTIFDAASTTGVNMTLVMKVSYLTGFIAAVYLLYKLLRLLFWWMPELKKTLIPKLDTSDQDIRLSMALFFILIAVMLYLKLELALGAFIAGIAISAFFHHEKQLEAKISSLGFGFLVPLFFIHVGASFDLKSLTEEGVVTGALLITFLMILARVLAAVVLKQISGARDALLIALSLSMPLTLLVAVATIGYETKLLNMLSYYQLILASIFEILFSMLLIKWISIRWEKP from the coding sequence TTGATATGGGGCAGTCCTTTTGTCTCAAAACTGCTGCGTATGCCGACCCCTCCCGTCGAGATCATTCTGGGAGCCATCGTTGCCTATATGGGTCTGGTCGGCCACAACCAGTATTTTGACATTATTGCCGAAGTAGGCTTTCTCTACCTGATGTTCCTGGCGGGAATGGAAGTCGACCTGAAACAGATCACCCAAAGCCCCAAAGCGATCATCCGAAGATCGATGCTCTTCCTGGGGCTTATGGCATTCTTCTCTGTCTCATCTGGTATCATGTTCCACCTCAATACCATCACGATCATCTCTATGCCCCTTATCTCCATTGGTATACTTGCCTCCCTTGCAAAGACCTATGGAAAAGAACAGCCCTGGATCAAACTGGCATTCATTGCAGGTATTCTGGGAGAGATCATCAGTATTGCAATCCTGACCATATTCGATGCTGCCAGTACCACAGGTGTGAATATGACGCTGGTGATGAAGGTGAGTTACCTGACAGGCTTCATTGCTGCGGTCTATCTGCTCTACAAGCTTCTCCGTCTGCTCTTCTGGTGGATGCCGGAATTGAAAAAGACACTCATACCAAAACTGGATACTTCCGATCAGGATATCCGCCTCTCTATGGCACTCTTCTTCATCCTGATCGCTGTCATGCTCTATTTGAAACTGGAGCTGGCACTGGGAGCATTTATCGCGGGGATCGCCATTTCGGCATTCTTTCACCATGAGAAGCAGCTTGAAGCAAAGATATCAAGTTTGGGCTTCGGTTTTCTGGTGCCGCTCTTCTTCATACATGTGGGAGCATCCTTCGACCTAAAGTCACTGACGGAAGAAGGGGTAGTTACGGGGGCACTGCTGATCACTTTTTTGATGATCCTGGCAAGGGTGCTTGCCGCAGTGGTTCTGAAACAGATCAGTGGTGCAAGGGATGCACTTCTGATCGCGCTGTCACTCTCTATGCCTTTGACACTGCTTGTTGCCGTTGCGACCATAGGCTATGAAACAAAACTGTTGAATATGCTCAGCTACTATCAGCTGATACTCGCCAGTATCTTCGAGATACTCTTCTCGATGCTGCTGATCAAATGGATCAGCATAAGGTGGGAGAAGCCTTAG
- a CDS encoding biotin synthase: MSAQKQIFLCAINNILSGTCKEDCKFCTQSVRYHADIERYSYKAIEQIVAEARQAKENGALGYCLVTAGKGLDDKKVEFVARAAQAVKAEVEGLNLIACNGTATKEQLVYLKEHGIDSYNHNLETSERYYPEICLTHAWSERYETCENVKSVGLALCSGGIFGMGETAEDRVALIDAIVSLQPESTPLNFYHPNPALPIKTRNIELEEALEIIRRAHDLLGGERLLMVAGGRELLFSGQEQKMFEAGANSIVIGDYLTTSGIAPRKDQLMLERLGYEVATSCDSY, translated from the coding sequence ATGTCAGCACAAAAGCAGATCTTTTTATGTGCCATCAACAATATTCTCAGCGGTACCTGCAAAGAAGATTGCAAGTTCTGTACACAGAGTGTACGGTACCATGCCGATATCGAGCGATACAGCTATAAAGCCATAGAACAGATCGTAGCAGAGGCCCGGCAGGCCAAAGAGAACGGTGCTCTGGGCTACTGTCTGGTCACGGCAGGCAAAGGCCTGGATGACAAGAAGGTCGAGTTTGTGGCACGTGCTGCACAGGCGGTCAAAGCAGAGGTGGAAGGGTTGAACCTTATCGCCTGCAACGGAACTGCAACGAAAGAGCAGCTTGTCTACCTGAAGGAACACGGTATCGACAGCTACAACCATAACCTTGAGACCTCCGAACGATACTACCCGGAGATCTGTCTTACCCATGCATGGAGTGAGCGGTATGAGACCTGCGAGAATGTCAAATCTGTCGGACTGGCACTCTGCAGCGGAGGGATCTTCGGCATGGGAGAAACAGCGGAAGACAGAGTGGCGCTGATTGACGCTATCGTTTCACTTCAGCCGGAGTCGACTCCTCTGAATTTTTACCACCCCAATCCTGCCCTTCCCATTAAAACCAGGAATATAGAACTGGAGGAGGCTCTGGAGATCATTCGTAGGGCACATGACCTTTTGGGAGGAGAGAGGCTTCTGATGGTCGCCGGGGGGAGAGAACTGCTCTTTAGCGGACAGGAGCAGAAAATGTTCGAAGCAGGCGCGAACTCTATTGTCATCGGCGATTATCTTACCACATCAGGGATTGCACCCAGAAAAGACCAGTTGATGCTGGAAAGACTTGGCTACGAGGTAGCGACAAGCTGTGATTCATACTGA